CGCGACGAGAAAGTGAAGGTGCTGCGCTCGCTGCGCCCGTTCGAAAGCAGCAAGGAAGTGAACGAGCATGTCGTCCGCGGCCAATATTCGGAGGGCTCGCTCAAAGGCAAGCCGCTGCCGGGCTACCGTCAGGAGGATTCGGTGAACCCGAATTCGACCACGGAGACGTATCTTGCGGCGCGCGTTTTTGTCGACAATTTCCGCTGGGCGGGCGTCCCGTTTTATCTCCGGACGGGCAAGCGCCTGCCGGTGAAAACGACGGAGGTCGTCGTGGAGTTCAAGAACGTCCCGAACAACGTCATGTTCGCAGGACATCACGATCTGGCGCCGAATCTGCTCGTTATCCGGGTCAACCCGATGGAAGGAATTTACATTAAAATTAACGCGAAAAAACCGGGCGTCGACAATGTCATTCAGCCCGTTGCGATGGAATTTTGCCAAAGCTGCCAGGTCGGGCTGAACACGCCCGAAGCGTACGAGCGATTGATCTACGACGCGGCGCGCGGCGACTCGACGTATTTTACCCGGTGGGACGAGGTGGCGCAGGCATGGGCGTTCGTCGACCGGATCGCCGCCGCCTGGCGCGAGAACAGCTCCAGCCTGCAATTTTATCCGGCAGGCTCCTGGGGACCGGAGCGGACGGAGCAGCTGCTCGCACAGGACGGCTTCCACTGGTGGCCGGTCAACGGACAGGATGAAGACAACGTCATCTGGATTTCCGGCAGCCCGAACGCGAAATAGGAGCCCGATCTATGTTTAAAATTTACGATATTTCAATGACCGTCAAGCCGGGGATGCAGGTGTGGGAAAATATCGCGTCGAAGCAGCCAAGCATCGTCAATGTGTCCAATCACGGGAGCGGTCAAGCCGTTTATGAATCGCGCATCGACATGGAGGTGCACTGCGGCACGCATGTGGACGCCCCGCTGCATATGCTGAAGGGCGGCGAAACGATCGAATCGATCGGGCTGGAGGAGCTCGTCGGTTACGCTCGTGTCGTCGACCTGACGCACTGCCGGGACTGCATCACGCGGGCCGACCTGGAGCCGCTTGGCCTCGTACGAGGCGATTGGGTGCTGTTCAAGACGAGCAGCTCGTTCCGCGACACGTTTGACGAGCATTTCGTTTATTTGAAAGAGGACGGCGCCCGGTATTTGATCGAGCTCGGCATCCGCGGCGTCGGCACCGACGCGCTCGGTATCGAGAGGGCCCAGCTCGAGCTGCCGACGCACCGGTCGCTGTTCCGCAACCAGGTGATTATCGTCGAAGGACTGCGCCTGAAGGATGTTGCTCCGGGCACCTATTTTATGGTCGTTGCGCCCTTGAA
This genomic window from Paenibacillus humicola contains:
- a CDS encoding cyclase family protein, whose protein sequence is MFKIYDISMTVKPGMQVWENIASKQPSIVNVSNHGSGQAVYESRIDMEVHCGTHVDAPLHMLKGGETIESIGLEELVGYARVVDLTHCRDCITRADLEPLGLVRGDWVLFKTSSSFRDTFDEHFVYLKEDGARYLIELGIRGVGTDALGIERAQLELPTHRSLFRNQVIIVEGLRLKDVAPGTYFMVVAPLKLTGIEAAPARAFLIGGM